A stretch of DNA from Tautonia rosea:
TGAGTTATGCGTATAATTTCAACCACAATCCACGGTGGGATTTGTCTCCCAGGACGAACAATCATTACAGCCTTGATCACGAACTGCACGTTGCGATTGGCTTCGGTAAGGCGTCCGCGAGATCGAATAATAAGTTTGGCTTCGAGCGAGACCGGACGCTGCCAAGAACGATCGGTTCATATGTATCAACATGCTTCATTTCGTTGATGCGCTCGACGGCCAACGGCAAGAAGCACATCGTATTGAATTATCTGGTGTTTCGCTGACAGAAGGGCACAGGTGACGGATGATCTCCTTGAATCTGCTGAGCGATCAGGTCAATGAGGGAGCAGAGAGGTAACGTTCCCGAGCAATCAGCGAGGCCCCGAGGACACCGGCATCGTCGCCGAGTTCAGCCTGTTCGATGTGGACGCGGCGGTCAGGGTCGGCCATGGCCTGGCCTCGGGCGGCGTTGCGAACCAGTTCGACGAAGGGAGAGCCGATCGCCTCGGTAACGCCGCCGCCAATGATGACGATTTCGGGGCCGAGGACGTTGATCAGGCTGCCCAGGGCGAGGCCAATGAATCGAGCAGCCCGCTCGACCTCGTGGACCGCCACGGGATCACCCGAGCGATAGGCGTTGGATAGCTCCTTGCTCTTGAGCCGGGAGTTCTTGTTGCGGACCACTTCGCGCAACGGGGTGGAGGCCCCTTTCTTGATGGCTTTGTGAATGCGTCGGGTAATGGCAGTGCGGCTGGCGACGGCTTCGAGGCAACCACGACGGCCACAACCACACTTGGGACCATTGGCCTTGACGATGAGGTGACCGATTTCGCCCGCGTTGCCAGTGATTCCGGAAACGATCGCGCCGTCTCGGATCAGGCAGCCTCCGATCCCGGTCCCGACGAAGGCGGCCACGATGTCGCGGTAGCCTCGGCCCGCGCCGAGCATGAATTCACCGTAGCCGCCGGCGCGGACATCGTTCTGCACGGCAACGGGAACACCGAAGGCCTGATGCAGCGTCTCTTTCAAGGGGAAGTCGACGACGTTGAGGTTCGGGCTGGATCGGATGATGCCCGCCTCCACATCAAGCGGTCCGGGCGAGCCGATCCCAAGCGCTTCGATGTTCGAGGGTTCAAGACCGGCAGCGGTCAGGGCGTTTCGTCCAGCTTCGAT
This window harbors:
- a CDS encoding ROK family protein; translation: MTTQAEGPLVLGIDLGGTKILAAVVDAEHRILGRAKEATPAREGGAALQDALIEAGRNALTAAGLEPSNIEALGIGSPGPLDVEAGIIRSSPNLNVVDFPLKETLHQAFGVPVAVQNDVRAGGYGEFMLGAGRGYRDIVAAFVGTGIGGCLIRDGAIVSGITGNAGEIGHLIVKANGPKCGCGRRGCLEAVASRTAITRRIHKAIKKGASTPLREVVRNKNSRLKSKELSNAYRSGDPVAVHEVERAARFIGLALGSLINVLGPEIVIIGGGVTEAIGSPFVELVRNAARGQAMADPDRRVHIEQAELGDDAGVLGASLIARERYLSAPSLT